The following are encoded together in the Lathyrus oleraceus cultivar Zhongwan6 chromosome 3, CAAS_Psat_ZW6_1.0, whole genome shotgun sequence genome:
- the LOC127129448 gene encoding uncharacterized protein LOC127129448, whose amino-acid sequence MVGSASLGFSELVAIGARVEYGVRNGKLAAVAGTSNANPKKFSRGFPRKKEGETNVVTAGQGRAPPRRRPQQYSPQQYVQQPIPYQQPMYPVQYAPQPYVAAVTPAFNQQPAQAYQAPPAYRPAPVQPRAAAPPAYQQAPAAPVYQQPRAQAPRQNAQNQNRRQGERVTFNPITMSYTELYPSLLQKGLVVPRPLGPPPDRLPPWYNPNAHCPFHEGAPEHDLEGCYALKHRVRELIESKILSFKDMGPNVKSNPLPPHGDPAVNAIEDASTVVMVEKVDDVKTPLAAFHARLVEVGLVNVNHENCEECATHPKGCQMVRDNIQGLMDEGMLQISSVMKNEDVLVIEPCFNLPEPVEIPYYSGGVVPVNSKPSPVEICMPTPFPYESTKAMPWKYEITAVDKVVEGSSDAEVIEVVSEDVTNIAGMSRMTRSGRIYTPEFNVTPQRPTKESTVVTPAKEPEVVQSEDAVEFLKLIKRSDYKVVDQLHQTPSKISILSLLLDP is encoded by the coding sequence atggttggaagtgCTTCTTTGGGATTCTCCGAGCTTGTTGCTATAGGAGCTCGCGTTGAATACGGCGTAAGGAATGGCAAACTGGCGGCTGTAGCTGGAACTTCAAATGCTAATCCAAAGAAGTTCTCTAGAGGGTTTcctagaaagaaggaaggggaaacaaATGTTGTGACTGCTGGTCAAGGAAGAGCTCCTCCAAGAAGGAGACCACAACAATACTCACCTCAGCAGTATGTTCAACAACCAATTCCCTATCAGCAACCCATGTATCCGGTCCAATACGCTCCTCAGCCGTACGTAGCCGCTGTGACACCTGCATTCAATCAACAGCCTGCTCAGGCTTATCAAGCGCCTCCAGCTTATCGACCAGCGCCGGTTCAACCACGTGCCGCGGCTCCTCCAGCTTATCAACAAGCACCAGCAGCTCCTGTTTATCAACAACCGAGAGCTCAAGCGCCGAGGCAGAATGCTCAAAACCAGAATAGAAGGCAAGGGGAAAGGGTGACCTTCAATCCAATCACAATGTCATACACTGAGTTGTATCCCTCCCTATTGCAAAAGGGGTTGGTGGTTCCCAGACCTTTGGGACCTCCACCTGATCGTCTTCCTCCATGGTACAACCCTAATGCACACTGTCCTTTTCATGAGGGTGCCCCCGAGCATGACCTAGAGGGTTGCTACGCTCTAAAGCATAGGGTTCGGGAATTGATTGAGAGCAAGATCTTGTCTTTTAAGGACATGGGACCGAATGTGAAGAGCAATCCTCTTCCTCCCCATGGAGATCCTGCGGTGAACGCCATTGAAGATGCATCTACTGTTGTTATGGTTGAGAAGGTGGATGATGTAAAGACTCCTTTGGCAGCATTCCATGCCCGATTGGTGGAAGTTGGCCTGGTTAATGTAAATCATGAAAATTGTGAAGAGTGTGCCACACATCCAAAAGGGTGTCAGATGGTGCGAGATAATATTCAAGGCTTGATGGATGAAGGAATGCTTCAAATATCTAGTGTTATGAAGAACGAGGATGTGTTGGTGATTGAACCTTGTTTCAATTTACCTGAACCAGTCGAAATCCCATATTATAGTGGTGGAGTGGTCCCGGTGAACAGTAAGCCATCGCCTGTCGAGATATGTATGCCCACGCCTTTTCCCTACGAGAGCACCAAGGCTATGCCTTGGAAATATGAGATTACTGCTGTGGATAAGGTTGTTGAAGGAAGTTCAGACGCTGAGGTGATAGAAGTTGTAAGTGAAGACGTCACAAATATTGCAGGAATGAGTAGAATGACTCGTAGTGGTCGAATCTATACGCCTGAATTCAATGTGACTCCTCAAAGGCCGACCAAGGAATCAACAGTTGTAACTCCTGCTAAAGAACCCGAAGTGGTCCAATCCGAAGATGCTGTTGAATTCTTGAAGTTAATCAAAAGAAGTGACTACAAAGTGGTGGATCAGTTGCATCAAACACCATCTAAGATCTCTATTCTGTCTCTGCTACTGGACCCCTAA